In Labrus mixtus chromosome 3, fLabMix1.1, whole genome shotgun sequence, a single window of DNA contains:
- the LOC132967187 gene encoding interferon-induced protein 44-like isoform X1: protein MQNEATRKFEPPHRSFTFDSNLLAAKADSKETVENKPFSSFSGTFLNSPKPRWRSKTTIGNTKKVQQKLETPWRDMKWTEEQKTSLMETISSYRPRCGEGTQARVLLLGPLGSGKSSFVSSVQSAFNGRVTNRAMVGSSSSSFTKKLKLFNIRDQKGEDPTGLVLCDAMGLGDGEMTGLTLHDVLSIIKGHVPEGHKFSPDQPVRSETVGYVKRPSIKDKIHCVVFVVDASKVLTYPKGLSTTFQQLREHISDLGVHQVALLTHVDHICTETAKDVTKVYESRVIKDMMAKAGDLLGMSTSYIVPVKNYSSELDVDANTDVLLLSAVDHILQYADLYFQDNTPQNIQPKLDLTL from the exons ATGCAGAACGAAGCAACACGGAAATTCGAGCCGCCACACAG GAGCTTCACCTTTGACTCAAATCTTCTTGCTGCAAAAGCTGATTCAAAAGAGACAGTGGAGAACAAACCTTTTAGTTCATTCTCAG gtaCATTTCTAAACAGTCCCAAACCAAGATGGCGGTCAAAGACTACCATTGGCAAtacaaaaaaag TTCAACAGAAGTTGGAGACACCATGGAGAGACATGAAGTGGACTGAAGA GCAGAAGACAAGTCTGATGGAGACCATCAGCTCCTACAGACCGAGGTGTGGGGAGGGGACTCAGGCTCGGGTGCTCCTCCTGGGACCTCTCGGTTCAGGAAAGTCCAGCTTTGTCAGTTCGGTTCAGTCTGCGTTTAATGGAAGAGTAACGAACCGGGCCATGGTgggctcctcctcttccagctTCACCAAGAAG CTGAAGTTGTTCAACATCCGTGATCAGAAGGGAGAGGATCCTACTGGACTGGTTCTGTGTGATGCTATGGGCCTaggagatggagagatgacGGGCCTGACGCTCCATGACGTCCTGTCCATCATCAAAGGTCATGTACCCGAGGGACACAAG TTCAGCCCAGACCAGCCGGTGAGGTCTGAGACTGTGGGCTATGTGAAACGGCCCAGCATCAAAGATAAGAtccattgtgttgtttttgtggtgGACGCCTCTAAAGTCCTGACCTACCCCAAAGGCCTCAGCACCACCTTCCAGCAGCTCCGAGAGCACATCAGTGACCTGG GTGTTCACCAGGTGGCTCTACTCACCCACGTAGACCATATTTGTACAGAAACGGCCAAAGATGTCACCAAGGTTTACGAAAGCAGAGTCATCAAGGACATg atggcTAAAGCTGGAGATCTGTTGGGTATGTCCACCTCCTACATCGTCCCAGTGAAGAACTACTCATCAGAGTTGGATGTGGATGCTAACACTGATGTGCTTCTGCTAAGTGCTGTGGACCACATCCTGCAGTATGCTGATCTGTATTTCCAGGACAATACACCACAGAACATCCAGCCAAAGTTAGACTTAACATTATAG
- the LOC132967187 gene encoding interferon-induced protein 44-like isoform X3, translating into MQNEATRKFEPPHRSFTFDSNLLAAKADSKETVENKPFSSFSVQQKLETPWRDMKWTEEQKTSLMETISSYRPRCGEGTQARVLLLGPLGSGKSSFVSSVQSAFNGRVTNRAMVGSSSSSFTKKLKLFNIRDQKGEDPTGLVLCDAMGLGDGEMTGLTLHDVLSIIKGHVPEGHKFSPDQPVRSETVGYVKRPSIKDKIHCVVFVVDASKVLTYPKGLSTTFQQLREHISDLGVHQVALLTHVDHICTETAKDVTKVYESRVIKDMMAKAGDLLGMSTSYIVPVKNYSSELDVDANTDVLLLSAVDHILQYADLYFQDNTPQNIQPKLDLTL; encoded by the exons ATGCAGAACGAAGCAACACGGAAATTCGAGCCGCCACACAG GAGCTTCACCTTTGACTCAAATCTTCTTGCTGCAAAAGCTGATTCAAAAGAGACAGTGGAGAACAAACCTTTTAGTTCATTCTCAG TTCAACAGAAGTTGGAGACACCATGGAGAGACATGAAGTGGACTGAAGA GCAGAAGACAAGTCTGATGGAGACCATCAGCTCCTACAGACCGAGGTGTGGGGAGGGGACTCAGGCTCGGGTGCTCCTCCTGGGACCTCTCGGTTCAGGAAAGTCCAGCTTTGTCAGTTCGGTTCAGTCTGCGTTTAATGGAAGAGTAACGAACCGGGCCATGGTgggctcctcctcttccagctTCACCAAGAAG CTGAAGTTGTTCAACATCCGTGATCAGAAGGGAGAGGATCCTACTGGACTGGTTCTGTGTGATGCTATGGGCCTaggagatggagagatgacGGGCCTGACGCTCCATGACGTCCTGTCCATCATCAAAGGTCATGTACCCGAGGGACACAAG TTCAGCCCAGACCAGCCGGTGAGGTCTGAGACTGTGGGCTATGTGAAACGGCCCAGCATCAAAGATAAGAtccattgtgttgtttttgtggtgGACGCCTCTAAAGTCCTGACCTACCCCAAAGGCCTCAGCACCACCTTCCAGCAGCTCCGAGAGCACATCAGTGACCTGG GTGTTCACCAGGTGGCTCTACTCACCCACGTAGACCATATTTGTACAGAAACGGCCAAAGATGTCACCAAGGTTTACGAAAGCAGAGTCATCAAGGACATg atggcTAAAGCTGGAGATCTGTTGGGTATGTCCACCTCCTACATCGTCCCAGTGAAGAACTACTCATCAGAGTTGGATGTGGATGCTAACACTGATGTGCTTCTGCTAAGTGCTGTGGACCACATCCTGCAGTATGCTGATCTGTATTTCCAGGACAATACACCACAGAACATCCAGCCAAAGTTAGACTTAACATTATAG
- the LOC132967187 gene encoding interferon-induced protein 44-like isoform X2 encodes MSFTFDSNLLAAKADSKETVENKPFSSFSGTFLNSPKPRWRSKTTIGNTKKVQQKLETPWRDMKWTEEQKTSLMETISSYRPRCGEGTQARVLLLGPLGSGKSSFVSSVQSAFNGRVTNRAMVGSSSSSFTKKLKLFNIRDQKGEDPTGLVLCDAMGLGDGEMTGLTLHDVLSIIKGHVPEGHKFSPDQPVRSETVGYVKRPSIKDKIHCVVFVVDASKVLTYPKGLSTTFQQLREHISDLGVHQVALLTHVDHICTETAKDVTKVYESRVIKDMMAKAGDLLGMSTSYIVPVKNYSSELDVDANTDVLLLSAVDHILQYADLYFQDNTPQNIQPKLDLTL; translated from the exons GAGCTTCACCTTTGACTCAAATCTTCTTGCTGCAAAAGCTGATTCAAAAGAGACAGTGGAGAACAAACCTTTTAGTTCATTCTCAG gtaCATTTCTAAACAGTCCCAAACCAAGATGGCGGTCAAAGACTACCATTGGCAAtacaaaaaaag TTCAACAGAAGTTGGAGACACCATGGAGAGACATGAAGTGGACTGAAGA GCAGAAGACAAGTCTGATGGAGACCATCAGCTCCTACAGACCGAGGTGTGGGGAGGGGACTCAGGCTCGGGTGCTCCTCCTGGGACCTCTCGGTTCAGGAAAGTCCAGCTTTGTCAGTTCGGTTCAGTCTGCGTTTAATGGAAGAGTAACGAACCGGGCCATGGTgggctcctcctcttccagctTCACCAAGAAG CTGAAGTTGTTCAACATCCGTGATCAGAAGGGAGAGGATCCTACTGGACTGGTTCTGTGTGATGCTATGGGCCTaggagatggagagatgacGGGCCTGACGCTCCATGACGTCCTGTCCATCATCAAAGGTCATGTACCCGAGGGACACAAG TTCAGCCCAGACCAGCCGGTGAGGTCTGAGACTGTGGGCTATGTGAAACGGCCCAGCATCAAAGATAAGAtccattgtgttgtttttgtggtgGACGCCTCTAAAGTCCTGACCTACCCCAAAGGCCTCAGCACCACCTTCCAGCAGCTCCGAGAGCACATCAGTGACCTGG GTGTTCACCAGGTGGCTCTACTCACCCACGTAGACCATATTTGTACAGAAACGGCCAAAGATGTCACCAAGGTTTACGAAAGCAGAGTCATCAAGGACATg atggcTAAAGCTGGAGATCTGTTGGGTATGTCCACCTCCTACATCGTCCCAGTGAAGAACTACTCATCAGAGTTGGATGTGGATGCTAACACTGATGTGCTTCTGCTAAGTGCTGTGGACCACATCCTGCAGTATGCTGATCTGTATTTCCAGGACAATACACCACAGAACATCCAGCCAAAGTTAGACTTAACATTATAG
- the LOC132967187 gene encoding interferon-induced protein 44-like isoform X4 has translation MSFTFDSNLLAAKADSKETVENKPFSSFSVQQKLETPWRDMKWTEEQKTSLMETISSYRPRCGEGTQARVLLLGPLGSGKSSFVSSVQSAFNGRVTNRAMVGSSSSSFTKKLKLFNIRDQKGEDPTGLVLCDAMGLGDGEMTGLTLHDVLSIIKGHVPEGHKFSPDQPVRSETVGYVKRPSIKDKIHCVVFVVDASKVLTYPKGLSTTFQQLREHISDLGVHQVALLTHVDHICTETAKDVTKVYESRVIKDMMAKAGDLLGMSTSYIVPVKNYSSELDVDANTDVLLLSAVDHILQYADLYFQDNTPQNIQPKLDLTL, from the exons GAGCTTCACCTTTGACTCAAATCTTCTTGCTGCAAAAGCTGATTCAAAAGAGACAGTGGAGAACAAACCTTTTAGTTCATTCTCAG TTCAACAGAAGTTGGAGACACCATGGAGAGACATGAAGTGGACTGAAGA GCAGAAGACAAGTCTGATGGAGACCATCAGCTCCTACAGACCGAGGTGTGGGGAGGGGACTCAGGCTCGGGTGCTCCTCCTGGGACCTCTCGGTTCAGGAAAGTCCAGCTTTGTCAGTTCGGTTCAGTCTGCGTTTAATGGAAGAGTAACGAACCGGGCCATGGTgggctcctcctcttccagctTCACCAAGAAG CTGAAGTTGTTCAACATCCGTGATCAGAAGGGAGAGGATCCTACTGGACTGGTTCTGTGTGATGCTATGGGCCTaggagatggagagatgacGGGCCTGACGCTCCATGACGTCCTGTCCATCATCAAAGGTCATGTACCCGAGGGACACAAG TTCAGCCCAGACCAGCCGGTGAGGTCTGAGACTGTGGGCTATGTGAAACGGCCCAGCATCAAAGATAAGAtccattgtgttgtttttgtggtgGACGCCTCTAAAGTCCTGACCTACCCCAAAGGCCTCAGCACCACCTTCCAGCAGCTCCGAGAGCACATCAGTGACCTGG GTGTTCACCAGGTGGCTCTACTCACCCACGTAGACCATATTTGTACAGAAACGGCCAAAGATGTCACCAAGGTTTACGAAAGCAGAGTCATCAAGGACATg atggcTAAAGCTGGAGATCTGTTGGGTATGTCCACCTCCTACATCGTCCCAGTGAAGAACTACTCATCAGAGTTGGATGTGGATGCTAACACTGATGTGCTTCTGCTAAGTGCTGTGGACCACATCCTGCAGTATGCTGATCTGTATTTCCAGGACAATACACCACAGAACATCCAGCCAAAGTTAGACTTAACATTATAG